From Vogesella sp. XCS3, the proteins below share one genomic window:
- the cydP gene encoding cytochrome oxidase putative small subunit CydP, with product MGDIIVSPDMTWFAHYAVKSALRAAFHLFAAGMPFAVRRAGCGNVSHSVMLAACAHFNPVAGMVGRRLLLREGGILLPEDRRLRRELLWVVVLKLAVLYALWHAFIAPQRVQVDTQAMANAMAAPAAAARQSGEEHDR from the coding sequence ATGGGTGACATTATTGTCAGTCCTGACATGACATGGTTTGCCCATTATGCCGTCAAAAGCGCACTTCGGGCTGCTTTTCACCTGTTTGCAGCAGGCATGCCGTTTGCAGTAAGGCGGGCAGGCTGCGGCAACGTGTCACATTCCGTGATGTTGGCCGCATGCGCACACTTTAACCCTGTTGCCGGCATGGTTGGCCGGCGGCTTTTGCTCAGGGAGGGCGGCATCTTGTTACCGGAAGACCGACGCTTACGCCGTGAATTGTTATGGGTGGTGGTGCTGAAACTGGCGGTGCTGTACGCACTGTGGCACGCCTTCATCGCCCCGCAGCGGGTTCAGGTAGACACGCAAGCCATGGCCAATGCCATGGCTGCGCCGGCGGCTGCCGCCCGTCAATCAGGAGAAGAACATGATCGATAA
- a CDS encoding phosphoethanolamine transferase, translating into MKISLFRPLRAEVLAVCLSLLLVLFFNIPFWQRLYGIVSPLDAHGVKMLGLAFVLVTAFFSLLLQLLVWPKIGKPLLTALLLTTAGVSYFMSQYGVLIDMNMVRNAMQTDGAEVRDLLTVKMVLTVLLLGGLPSLWLWKTPVLYRPPLRELGVRVVALLVSAGVLVAVAMVGYQDFASLFRNNRELRFALTPTNYLQATSSYIKRVTAKPAVLQKVGEDASRTAPWPAGSKPRVLVIVVGETARADHFSLNGYPRQTNPQLARIPGLINYPDTWSCGTETAISVPCMFSALPREKFDADEAKHRENLLDILQRTGIQVAWRDNNSGCKEVCNRVPTEMVFGDKNPAFCADGECFDDILLDGLPQRLKALKGDAVIVLHQKGSHGPAYYKRYPKTYERFTPVCRTSELQKCSRQDIINGFDNTILYTDAILAKTIAALQAEPAVAGGMIYLSDHGESLGENNMYLHATPYLVAPDAQKHIPMVAWFSPAWQQAAGMQQACLQQGSKQRYSQDNLFHSVLGLMGVKTVLYEAPLDMFATCRRPG; encoded by the coding sequence ATGAAGATAAGCCTGTTCCGCCCGCTACGCGCCGAAGTGCTGGCCGTTTGCCTGTCCTTGCTGCTGGTGTTGTTTTTCAATATACCTTTCTGGCAGCGCCTGTACGGCATTGTCAGCCCGCTGGACGCGCATGGCGTGAAAATGCTGGGCCTGGCTTTTGTGCTGGTGACCGCCTTTTTCAGTTTGCTATTGCAGCTGCTGGTATGGCCAAAGATAGGCAAGCCCTTGCTGACAGCCTTGCTGCTGACCACGGCGGGCGTGAGCTACTTCATGAGCCAGTACGGTGTGCTGATCGACATGAATATGGTGCGCAACGCCATGCAGACCGACGGGGCCGAGGTGCGCGACCTGCTTACCGTCAAGATGGTGCTGACCGTGCTGCTGCTGGGTGGTTTACCCAGCCTGTGGCTGTGGAAAACGCCGGTACTGTATCGCCCGCCCTTGCGCGAGCTGGGTGTGCGCGTGGTGGCGCTGCTGGTGAGTGCCGGCGTGCTGGTCGCGGTGGCCATGGTGGGCTACCAGGACTTTGCCTCGCTATTCCGTAATAACCGCGAGCTGCGCTTTGCCCTGACGCCTACCAACTACCTGCAGGCGACCAGCTCGTATATCAAGCGCGTTACCGCCAAGCCCGCCGTGCTGCAAAAGGTAGGCGAGGATGCCAGCCGCACCGCACCGTGGCCTGCAGGCAGCAAACCGCGTGTGCTGGTGATCGTGGTGGGCGAAACCGCCCGGGCCGACCATTTCTCGCTCAATGGCTACCCGCGCCAGACCAACCCGCAGCTGGCGCGCATCCCCGGCCTGATCAACTACCCCGATACCTGGTCGTGCGGTACCGAAACCGCGATCTCGGTGCCCTGCATGTTCTCGGCGCTGCCGCGCGAGAAGTTTGACGCCGACGAGGCCAAGCACCGCGAGAACCTGCTGGATATCCTGCAACGCACCGGTATACAGGTAGCCTGGCGCGATAATAATTCCGGTTGCAAGGAAGTATGCAACCGCGTGCCGACCGAAATGGTGTTTGGCGATAAAAACCCGGCATTCTGTGCAGATGGCGAGTGTTTCGACGACATTCTGCTGGATGGCCTGCCGCAGCGGTTGAAGGCGCTCAAGGGCGACGCGGTGATCGTGCTGCACCAGAAAGGCAGCCACGGCCCGGCCTACTACAAGCGCTACCCCAAGACATACGAACGCTTCACGCCGGTGTGCCGTACCAGCGAGCTGCAAAAGTGCAGCCGTCAGGACATCATCAACGGCTTTGACAACACCATTCTGTACACCGACGCCATCCTGGCCAAAACCATCGCCGCCTTGCAGGCGGAGCCGGCGGTGGCGGGCGGCATGATTTACCTGTCGGACCATGGCGAGTCGCTGGGCGAGAACAATATGTACCTGCACGCCACGCCGTATCTGGTGGCGCCGGATGCGCAAAAGCATATCCCGATGGTGGCGTGGTTCTCCCCTGCATGGCAGCAGGCAGCCGGCATGCAGCAGGCTTGCCTGCAGCAGGGCAGCAAGCAGCGCTACAGCCAGGACAACCTGTTTCACAGCGTGCTGGGCCTGATGGGCGTGAAAACCGTCTTGTATGAAGCGCCGCTGGACATGTTTGCCACCTGCCGCCGCCCGGGCTGA
- a CDS encoding cytochrome ubiquinol oxidase subunit I, with protein MIDNVVDLSRLQFAATAMYHFLFVPLTLGMVWLLVIMETVWVMTGKQVYQDMTKFWGKLFGINFALGVTTGITMEFQFGTNWAYYSHYVGDIFGAPLAIEGLMAFFLESTMIGLFFFGWDRLSRKQHLLVTLLMAIGTNLSALWILIANGWMQNPVGAEFSYHTMRMEMTDFWAVVFNPVAQAKFVHTVSAGYVTGAMFVLSISSWYLLRGRDVEFAKKSFRIAAAFGFASVCSVIVLGDESGYSVGESQQTKLAAMEAMWHTEPAPAAFNVIAWPNEAEMKNDWAIEVPWVMGLIGTRSVSKEIPGIHEIMAANRVRIVSGQQAVMALDKLRINRGDTAAQVQLKAHQADLGFGLLLKKYSANVAQATPAMIDAAARDTIPKVAPMFWSFRIMVALGVAMLGLFGWALWASIRGSFAANRRLLKFALYSLPLPWIACEVGWFVAEYGRQPWTIYGVLPTRLSVSTLSEASLYGSLAGFVGFYTVLLCVEMYLMVRFARQGPGSLGTGRYANEAPVH; from the coding sequence ATGATCGATAATGTTGTGGATCTGTCGCGGCTGCAGTTTGCCGCCACAGCCATGTACCACTTTCTGTTTGTGCCGCTCACACTGGGTATGGTGTGGCTGCTGGTCATTATGGAAACCGTGTGGGTGATGACCGGCAAGCAGGTGTACCAGGACATGACCAAGTTCTGGGGCAAGCTGTTCGGCATCAACTTTGCGCTGGGGGTGACCACCGGCATCACCATGGAATTCCAGTTCGGTACCAACTGGGCGTACTACTCGCACTACGTGGGCGATATTTTCGGCGCCCCGCTGGCCATCGAGGGCCTGATGGCTTTCTTCCTGGAATCCACCATGATCGGCCTGTTCTTTTTTGGCTGGGACCGCCTGTCGCGCAAGCAGCATTTACTGGTGACGCTGCTGATGGCGATTGGTACCAACCTGTCGGCGCTGTGGATTCTCATCGCCAACGGCTGGATGCAAAACCCGGTGGGGGCCGAGTTCAGCTACCACACCATGCGCATGGAAATGACCGACTTCTGGGCGGTGGTGTTCAACCCGGTGGCGCAGGCCAAGTTCGTGCACACCGTGTCGGCCGGCTACGTTACCGGTGCCATGTTCGTGCTGTCGATTTCCAGCTGGTACCTGCTGCGTGGCCGTGACGTGGAGTTTGCCAAGAAGAGCTTCCGTATTGCTGCCGCGTTCGGCTTTGCCAGCGTGTGCTCGGTGATCGTGCTGGGCGACGAGTCCGGCTATTCGGTAGGCGAATCGCAACAGACCAAGCTGGCAGCCATGGAAGCCATGTGGCACACCGAGCCGGCGCCGGCCGCGTTCAACGTGATTGCCTGGCCCAACGAAGCCGAAATGAAGAACGACTGGGCCATCGAAGTGCCATGGGTCATGGGCCTGATCGGCACCCGTTCGGTAAGCAAGGAAATCCCCGGTATCCACGAGATCATGGCGGCCAACCGCGTGCGCATCGTGTCCGGCCAGCAGGCAGTGATGGCGCTGGACAAACTGCGCATCAACCGTGGCGATACCGCGGCACAGGTGCAGCTGAAAGCGCACCAGGCCGACCTGGGCTTTGGCCTGCTGCTGAAGAAATACTCCGCCAACGTGGCGCAAGCCACCCCGGCGATGATAGACGCCGCCGCGCGCGACACCATCCCGAAAGTAGCGCCGATGTTCTGGAGCTTCCGCATCATGGTGGCGCTGGGCGTGGCCATGCTAGGCCTGTTCGGCTGGGCGCTGTGGGCGTCGATTCGCGGCAGCTTTGCGGCCAACCGTCGCCTGCTGAAGTTCGCCCTGTACAGCCTGCCGTTGCCGTGGATTGCCTGCGAAGTAGGCTGGTTCGTGGCCGAGTACGGCCGCCAGCCGTGGACCATCTACGGCGTGCTGCCGACGCGGCTGTCGGTGTCCACCTTGTCTGAAGCGTCGCTGTACGGCTCGCTGGCCGGTTTTGTCGGCTTCTACACCGTGCTGCTGTGCGTGGAGATGTACCTGATGGTGCGCTTTGCCCGCCAGGGCCCCGGCAGCCTGGGTACCGGCCGCTACGCCAACGAAGCCCCCGTTCATTAA
- a CDS encoding sigma-54-dependent Fis family transcriptional regulator — MSPIQPQSTLATIAAMLDAVPDPRIVITPDYTIRHANPAYRAAYGDDAVGRTCFAVSHGYSRPCDEEGESCPLKATQESGQPERVLHIHRSRHGDEHVDVELSPMSDVSGYPLLFVEKMKPLALASSQAVPDRMVGRSAAFRRMLLLAQRAAPSGVAVLLQGESGTGKEGLARAIHDGGGAARPFVAVDCASLTETLLESELFGYEKGAFTGATQRKQGLVEAANGGTLFLDEIGDLPPSQQVKLLRLLETGTFRRVGGISSIPARFRVIAATHRDLAQMVREGSFRADLYYRLAVFPLRLPPLRERQEDIPLLAEALLARVAPGRELALSPDALAGLLQHPFPGNIRELRNMLERASLLCDGDRIQPEHLWLDALATPAANPDGHFHSPLLPLAGLEQRYLAWALASHPGDRASLAAALGMTERTLYRKLAALQAAAGTVDATQ, encoded by the coding sequence ATGTCACCCATTCAGCCGCAATCCACGCTGGCCACCATCGCCGCCATGCTGGACGCCGTGCCCGACCCGCGCATCGTCATTACTCCCGACTACACCATCCGCCACGCCAACCCGGCCTACCGCGCCGCTTACGGCGACGACGCCGTTGGCCGAACCTGCTTTGCGGTATCACACGGCTACAGCCGCCCCTGCGACGAGGAAGGCGAAAGCTGCCCGCTGAAAGCCACGCAGGAAAGCGGCCAACCCGAGCGCGTGTTGCACATCCACCGCAGCCGCCACGGCGATGAACACGTCGACGTAGAACTGTCACCTATGTCAGATGTCAGTGGCTACCCGCTGCTGTTTGTGGAAAAGATGAAACCGCTGGCGCTGGCCAGCAGCCAGGCCGTGCCAGACCGCATGGTTGGCCGCAGTGCGGCGTTTCGCCGCATGCTGCTGCTGGCGCAACGGGCGGCACCGTCAGGGGTGGCCGTGCTGTTACAAGGGGAATCGGGTACCGGCAAGGAAGGCCTGGCGCGCGCCATCCACGATGGCGGCGGCGCGGCGCGGCCGTTTGTGGCGGTAGACTGCGCCAGCCTCACCGAAACGCTGCTGGAGAGCGAGCTGTTCGGCTACGAAAAAGGCGCCTTTACCGGCGCCACCCAGCGCAAGCAGGGCCTGGTGGAAGCGGCCAACGGCGGCACGCTGTTTCTGGACGAAATCGGCGACCTGCCGCCCAGCCAGCAGGTAAAACTGCTGCGGCTGCTGGAAACCGGCACCTTCCGCCGCGTGGGCGGCATCAGCAGCATTCCGGCGCGCTTCCGGGTGATTGCCGCCACCCACCGCGACCTGGCGCAGATGGTACGCGAGGGCAGCTTCCGCGCCGACCTGTACTACCGGCTGGCGGTGTTTCCGCTACGGCTGCCGCCGCTACGCGAACGGCAGGAAGATATCCCGCTGCTAGCCGAGGCGCTGCTGGCGCGGGTAGCGCCGGGGCGCGAGCTGGCACTATCGCCCGACGCGCTGGCCGGGTTGCTGCAGCACCCCTTCCCCGGCAATATCCGCGAGCTGCGCAATATGCTGGAGCGCGCCAGCCTGCTGTGCGACGGCGACCGCATCCAGCCGGAACACCTGTGGCTGGACGCGCTGGCAACGCCTGCGGCCAACCCTGACGGCCACTTTCACAGCCCCTTGCTGCCGCTGGCGGGGCTGGAGCAGCGCTACCTGGCGTGGGCGCTGGCCAGCCACCCGGGCGACCGCGCCAGCCTGGCGGCCGCGCTGGGTATGACCGAACGCACGCTGTACCGCAAGCTGGCGGCGCTGCAAGCTGCCGCTGGCACGGTAGATGCTACGCAGTAA